Part of the Flavobacterium alkalisoli genome is shown below.
GGAAAGAAGCTTCCATTAACGATAAGATAAAACTATCCTTATCACTGGCCGACTTTGAAAACAGATATAAAAAAGCCGATAGTATAGTAAATGGCTACGCCTACAGCTGTGCTGAGAAAGCTGAAGTTGAAGTAAAGCTTTATTACTACAAAGGGATATGTTTTGAACTGCAAAAAGACAACACACTTAAATTCAGCAGTATTGATTTTTCTGTTCGCAAGGCTATGTACTTTTCCATAAATGAAGACTGGTTTGATCATACTACCAGCCTTAAAAGCTTTCATCGTTCTTTCCCTGAACAGGCTGAGTATGTTGAAGACATTTATGATGAAGTGACCGGAGAAGAATACCAGAGTGTGGTTATTTTTCCGCGTGACCTTTCGGAAGGCTACGAATGGAACTTTAATTTCAAAAACGGAAAACTACACTCCATTACTTACATTGAGAGCTGCAAATAATGCCGGAACCCAAAACCTATTATAACCCTGTAAACGGGGAATACACCAAAATACTGGAAAGCGCTGCCGATACTAATGGTGAATATTCGCATCTGGAAGTTTGCCTGAAACCGGGAGGAGGCAATCCGCCCCATTACCATAAAAAATTTACAGAAGAGTTTTTTGCAGTTAAGGGCTTGCTGGGCTTGCAGTATGAAAAGGAAGATCTTCACTTACAGCCGGGAGAAAACAGATTGGTTCCTATAGGTACGGTACACCGCTTTTTTAATAACACCGATGAAGAAATAATCTTCAGGATTATTTTACGAAAGGGACAGCCGGGCTTTGAAAACTTTATAAAATCGTTGTTTGGACTGGTAAACGACGAAAAAACAACCAAAAGGCAAACACCTAAAAATCCGCTTTATGCGGCATTGCTTTTAAAATGGGGCGATACCCACTTAAAAAACCCATTTTTTTACCTGCTTACACCTTTTGCAGGAATGGCATATTTTTTGGCTAAAGTAACAGGTGCAGATACACGACTGAAAAACAGGTATTGCCGTTAAACACTATAAATTCAGGCTATTGAATTATCATATTTTGTGATGGCAACCCTATTGCAGATGTTAATTTATTTAGTTATTTTTAATCATATTGTACAGGACTATGATAGAGATAGATATAGAACAGGAAAATAAGGCAATTGCCAAGGAATATAAGGAACTACTCCGAATCAGTTACCAGACACTTACCGAAGAGGACAAGAAGCTGATACGCAAAGCTTTTGACGTAGCAGTAGACGCGCACAAGGACCAGAGAAGAAAATCGGGCGAAGCCTATATCTTCCACCCTATTGCTGTTGCAAAAATTGTAGCCGCTGAGATAGGTTTGGGCGCAACTTCTATTGCCTCTGCCCTGCTGCACGATGTTGTAGAGGATACCGACCTAACTGTTGAAGATATCGAGAGGATGTTTAATCCTAAAATTGCTCAGATTGTTGAAGGGCTAACCAAAATAGCACAGGTTAAAACCGATCAGGAAATATCGATACAGGCAGAAAACTTCCGTAAAATGCTGCTTACCCTTAATGATGACGTGAGGGTAATACTTATTAAGATTGCCGACAGGCTGCACAACATGCAGACTATGGAGTCTATGGTAGACTACAAGCAGGCAAAAATAGCATCGGAAACACTTTATATCTATGCTCCGCTGGCACACCGCCTGGGCTTATATAACATTAAGACTGAGTTGGAAGATCTGGGCCTTAAATATACCGAACCGGATATTTACAATGACATTGTAAGTAAAATGAAGGAAAGCAAGGAGGAACAGGATGCTTACATTAAATCCATTTCTGATGTGCTTAAGGATTCGCTTAACGGCGAAGGCATCGACTATGTTATAAAAGGAAGGCCAAAATCCATCTATTCTATAAGAAGGAAAATGCTGGCTCAGGGCGTTACTTTTGATGAAGTTTACGACAAGTTTGCCCTGCGCATTATTTATAAGGCACCACCACAGGAAGAAAAATTCCTGGCATGGAAAATATATTCTATAGTTACCGATCATTACAGGCCCAGCCCCAGCCGTTTAAGGGACTGGATATCGTCACCTAAATCTACCGGATATGAAGCCCTGCACATTACTGTTATGGGACCAAAAGGCCGCTGGGTTGAAATACAGATACGTAGCGAGCGTATGGACGAGATTGCCGAAAAAGGTTATGCGGCCCACCACAAATATAAAGGTGTGGGTGGTGAAGAACACGGGCTTGAAACATGGCTTAACCTTTTAAAAGAAGCACTTGAAAACACATCAGGGAGTGCGGTGGATTTTGTAGAGGACTTTAAGCTTAACCTTTACTCTAAGGAAATCTATGTATTTACCCCTAAAGGCGACATCAAATCGTTGCCTAAAGGAGCCACATCACTTGATTTTGCTTTTAGTATACACTCAGAGATTGGGGTTAAAACAAGAGGTACCCGCGTAAACGGTAAGCTTGTACCGTTAAACCACGTGCTTAACAGTGGTGACCAGGTAGAGGTTATTACATCGGCTAACCAAAAGCCTAATCCGCACTGGTTAGATTATGTAACCACATCGCGTGCCCGAAATAAAATTAAGAACGTACTTAACGAGAGTACCAAGAAAATTGCCGAGGAAGGTAAGGAACTGCTTACCCGTAAGTTACGCCACCTTAAGGTAACCCTTAACGAAACCATAGTAAACGAACTGGTAAACTACTTTAAGCTTAAAACCAGTCTCGATTTGTTTTATCGTGTGGGTGTGGGTACTATAGACAACCAACAACTTAAGGATTATGCCGCGCTTAAGAGCAACACCTTTATGAATTTCTTTAAGGGTAACAAGA
Proteins encoded:
- a CDS encoding cupin domain-containing protein, producing the protein MPEPKTYYNPVNGEYTKILESAADTNGEYSHLEVCLKPGGGNPPHYHKKFTEEFFAVKGLLGLQYEKEDLHLQPGENRLVPIGTVHRFFNNTDEEIIFRIILRKGQPGFENFIKSLFGLVNDEKTTKRQTPKNPLYAALLLKWGDTHLKNPFFYLLTPFAGMAYFLAKVTGADTRLKNRYCR
- a CDS encoding RelA/SpoT family protein yields the protein MIEIDIEQENKAIAKEYKELLRISYQTLTEEDKKLIRKAFDVAVDAHKDQRRKSGEAYIFHPIAVAKIVAAEIGLGATSIASALLHDVVEDTDLTVEDIERMFNPKIAQIVEGLTKIAQVKTDQEISIQAENFRKMLLTLNDDVRVILIKIADRLHNMQTMESMVDYKQAKIASETLYIYAPLAHRLGLYNIKTELEDLGLKYTEPDIYNDIVSKMKESKEEQDAYIKSISDVLKDSLNGEGIDYVIKGRPKSIYSIRRKMLAQGVTFDEVYDKFALRIIYKAPPQEEKFLAWKIYSIVTDHYRPSPSRLRDWISSPKSTGYEALHITVMGPKGRWVEIQIRSERMDEIAEKGYAAHHKYKGVGGEEHGLETWLNLLKEALENTSGSAVDFVEDFKLNLYSKEIYVFTPKGDIKSLPKGATSLDFAFSIHSEIGVKTRGTRVNGKLVPLNHVLNSGDQVEVITSANQKPNPHWLDYVTTSRARNKIKNVLNESTKKIAEEGKELLTRKLRHLKVTLNETIVNELVNYFKLKTSLDLFYRVGVGTIDNQQLKDYAALKSNTFMNFFKGNKIKRTPSVQQEQVTKDEISRNYDLLVFGKDQDKLDYKLANCCNPIPGDDVFGFVTINEGIKVHKKDCPNAIRLQSNYAYRIMPAKWIDSSQEEFKATLKITGMDTLGLANEITQVISNNMHVNIQSISLSGNAGIFNGQVSVIVQNNTILKKLMENIKKIDGIDKVTRIPNN